Within the BD1-7 clade bacterium genome, the region TAACCCAAACAGCTTCGGCCTGCGTTTAACCTGTCGGAGCTCAAGCCGGTCGAGTCGCCGGAACAGTGTGTACGACGCTATTTGCTGCATTGTCACGCTGGTGCGACTGTAATCTATCCAAAGCAGCTTTGTGTTTGCCAACGGATAACAAAGGCTTTTCACGAAGGGTTTGGATGTTAAATTGTGGAGAGAGAAACAGCTGAATGGCGAAGGCTACTCGATGGCGAATAGCCTTTATTTTAAGGTAGTTTGTGTGCGCTAGCTGTGCTTAACTTAGTGCCATTCGGATCAGAGCTGTTGATACCGCCCGTCATGAATCTATATGCAGACGATCAATTACTCTGACTCCACTCAACCAAAAGGTGTGGGACATATCTTATGTTAAGGATACCTAATTTTTTTCAACAGTTGGCGAGGGGCCATTCATTGCACCAACCATCTTTTGATAGATAAACGTCGACAAAGAAAATGAGCAATTCGGTTGATATTCAAAATAGTATTTTCCAAATTATTTCGATATTACCAAATCATTGCTATTTGAATAAAAAATATTCAGTTTTACGGTTAGAGCAATATTTTGTTTGATTTCAATTGAGCGCTCATAGTAGCTTAAGCGTCCATTCATTCAAGGAGAGTACAATGGGTATCGCAGCAGGCGTGCTTCTTATTATGGCCGCCATTCTTAATGTTTTTGCCGCTTTTGCATACAATGCTAAAGGGAAGTTAAATTCTGGCGCCGCCAACTTAGGTGAAAAAGTTGTCAGTGAGCTAGGTGATGATTCAAAGGGTCAGTTTTCTGACTATCAAAAAACGGGCATGCTTAATAAAGCATTCGCTTTGTTTTTGTACGTCAGTGTTCCAACACTTGTTGTTGGTGGTGTATACGCATTCAATGGCGAGTATACACAGATTCTTTTTGCTGCTGGTATTGTGGCGATTGCTGCTGAATTAATCGGTGGTAGCATGTCTAAATTTGGACCATCTAATTTATCCGGTATAGCTGGCGGTTGTATTGCCTTATTTCTTAGCTATGAACACGTATTGGCCTTGTTAGGTTAAGCTAGACCATACCTCGGTTGAATTTTATCAACTGGGGTTGTTTCAGCACGATTTATCGAAAAAGCGATCGATTTAGCAAAGGCACAGGGTGTGAAATCGCCGTTCCACCGCTGGAGATTCCTAGCAAAGGAACATTCGCCATTTACATCAATGGCGCTGTTGATCATGGTTTTTGGCAACTTTGAGTTTAAGATACTCGATTAGCGATCAGTGTCTATACGCTCTAACGACAAAAAACCGGCATCATTCGCCGGTTTTTTTTTGGTTGAACTGATTATTCAACCGCGACATAGCTACTTCACACACTCAACATCAACGTACCCGCGAACACTCCCTGCGTTATAACTCACGTAGGCGAAGATGTTCTCAGGGTTTTCAACTTGTATCCGTAAGCTAACCTTACCGCCAGTGAAGCCTTCATTCTGCAAGGCAGTCGATATCTGCGATGCGATTTTCGTAACAGTATTGGGCGCCGCTTGAGCGACAACACCTAAATCATAGAGGTTCCCACTGTCATCAATGGCATCCACCGTAATATCGCCGGTTTCATCCTTGCCCTCCCCCACCCAACTAGCAGGTACTCGGCTGACATAGATAATCTGTGATGAAGTCGCAGAATACGGCATATAAGGAATAACGTATGCACTACAGCCTCTTGTGCTCGTATCACTGAGAGCGCTATAACTGCCTACAATGGCGAGCAACCCTAAACAATACACAGCTGCTTTCTTTATTCTCATCATGTATGTGTTCTCCATCTTTATTTATAACTTAGTAGTTTTGAAATAGGTTTTTTATGAACAACCGCCATCGACTGAGCGTTATTCTTTAACGCACTCAACACGCACAATGGCTCTATCGGAGCCAGTTTGGTACGCACTGTATATGTAGAGATTCTCAGGGTTGGTCGCTTGGATACGCAAAGCGAGTTTTGTCGATGTTACACCTTGCGCATCTAACGCTTGTGTAATTGGGGTTGTGAGCTTCACAACTTGTTGCGGCGCTACAACAGCAACTTGCCCAAGAGATGTATGCGTGCCTTGATCATCAATCACATCAACAGAAATGTCAGATGAGGGTGAGCTGGTAACTCCGCTCCATGCATTCGGCACATTCGCTGCGTAAAACAATTGAGATGAATTAACTGAAAACGGCATATACGGAATAATATACGCATCACAATCGCGTGCATCGCTTGCCTGGGGCGCAGGCGGCTCAGGTTCTGGTTTGGGCGTCGGCGGGGCGCTTGGTAAACAAGCCGACAGCAGCAACGAAGCCCCCACCATTGCGGAAACAGCAGTTATCCAACGGATCATCGTGAACGTATCCTGTGACAATGAGAAAAAAGAAATTTGCAGCAGGGTTAACGCTCTGCCGCGGTCATGGAGAGCTATGCTACCAAATTCGCTAAGCTGTATCGTTCAAAATGTCTCAATAAACGCTCATTTTGTCCGCATGGTGTAGGTTTGTGCAGCTTAAGATCTAAGATCTCTTATCTTCTCCACTACAAGAAAGTAGTTCATTGTTCTATTGGGTTATGCGTATTCGTTACCCAAATAAATCAGATGAGCTAAAGGCAAACGAATTGGGAATTTCCCCGGGCGGGTTTATCATAATTCACGAACAAGAGAGCTAATTAGGCTGGTTTGCGCCAGTCACGCATCAAATCAATTAGCCTCCCTGTTCGTTTCGATTTTCCCTGCCCTTTCCCGATTTCGTGACCACGGCGTTAGAAAATCATACGCAAGATTAATTCCTTCCTATACTCATGCCAGCTGGTATCCGCAGTTCTTCATGCTAGCGAACTACCAGCGATATCCGTTAGAACTACATCATTTAAGGAGCATCCGAACATGAAAGGATTTCAGGAGACGGCATATGAATAAACGATTGTATCTAATTGCTATGGGGTTTGCCGCGAGCATCGGCAGCCACACAGTGCAGGGCTGCGCGGTAGATGGCTATATAGGCAGTATCTGCTGGACGGCTGCTAGTTTTTGCCCGAGAGGTTATGTAAGCGCTCGCGGAGCGAGTATCGCGATTTACGACGCCCCTGCGTACTATGCACTAACAGGAGATACCTATGGTGGTGATAATCAAACATATGTAAAAGTTCCGGATCTAACGCATCGCGAATCGATTCATAATGGTCAACGTCCCGGCAGCATGTATAACTATACTTGGGGGATGTATTTAGGCTTCGAAAGCAAAATAATCCCCTTCGCTCCCGAACACTCCCACTCAATCCTATTGAACGCCAGCGGCACGGGCAACATTGCGATCAGTAGTATCGACGGCCCAGAAAAAGACGCAGTAGGAAATACATGGTCTCTGGTTCCTGCCGGGTTATCCATGTTTGGTTTTTCATCGGATGGTTACAGCGCGAGCAATTCTGTCGCTGCACACCTCGATGGGGGCTCGATAAGTACATCTGTCTTTCCCCCGCTCTCGGCACCATCGCAGGAGAGTGTCCCCACAGTGGGGCCGCAAACGAAATTAACCGCTTGTGTCAATGTGGATGGCCTTTTTCCACCACGTAACTAGCGTCAATACTGAGGGAATAACATGTACACGTTTCGTTTTACATCACAACTTTCAAAAGCAGCGTTGGTACTGGGTTTGGCTTTGCAGGGCGCGGCTAGCCACGCCGGATGCGGTCCGGTTTCAACGACTTATCTGGGCACTGTCTGTTGGACGGCATCGTCTTTTTGTCCGCAAGGTTATTCACCTGCAGAAGGCCAGATATTGCAGGTTTCGGCAAACGCCGCATTATATTCGCTATTAGGAGCAACGTATGGTGGCAATGCGGTCACTTCGTTTGCGTTGCCTGATTTACGCGGGCGTACTGCCGTCAATTGGAGTTGGCCCGAGGCCTCAGCGCTACCGGTCGGTTTATCATCTTCAGGGTCGGCGCCAACACCAACACGGGGGGCGGCCATGGTTACACTAACTGCTAATATGATGCCGGCACACGATCATGTCGCTGATATCTCCGGTGTGCCGGTCACAGGGGCACTGAAGGTCAGTTCTACCTCGGATTCTATCAGCCCTGTGGGTAACTATGTTGGAGCATCCCTTAACCCGAATGTTAAAACCTATGCGAGTTCTGGCACGCTAGGGGATATGAAACCCGGTATCGTATCGGGTGCGTTAACAGGTGCTGGGCAAACGACCCCTTCGGGTAACTCAAGCACTTTTGATGTGAGAAGCCCGCGCTTGATCACCACTGCGTGTATCTTGACGTCTGCGGGTGCACTCTATCCACCACGCCCGTAGCCACATTAATCATAAGGAGATTGATAATGAGTAAACGATCGATAAAACAATGGATAGCAATACCTATAGGATGCTTTTTTAGCACGCTCTCGTTGAGCGCGTTTGCAACCTGCACTGACGACCGTCACATCGGAACGATATGCTGGACGGCAGCATGGTACTGCCCACAAGGGTATGCACCTGCGAGCGGGCAGTTGCTATCAGTAAGCTCTAATCCGGCGTTGTTTTCATTGCTGGGATCGTCCTACGGAGGTAACGGGATATCAACCTTCGCACTACCGGATATCCGAGGGCGCGCTATTACTGGCAAAGGCGTCGGGCCAGGGCTCTCGCCGCCAGCAACGCTGGGGCAGAGTGTAGGGCAAGAGTTCATTGAGATTACGCCGAATAAGATGCCTACGCATACGCACGACTGGTCGATGGCTAATAGCACATTCACAGGTACTGTTAGAGCTGTTGAAACATCTGGAGACAGCACCCAACCCAATGGCCGGTTCCCAGCTAGGGCTTCATTGGGTAAACCTTACGATAATGATACAAACTATCTCGCTGCTGCGAATTCAGTGGAGGTTACTATCAATAACGCGCCAGTCACGACTTCGGCGCTGTATACACCAACTAAAACGCCAGAAATCTTTGCGGCGCCACCACAATTGGTGTTGACGGCCTGTATTGCACTTACTGGGATTTACCCTTCACAAAACTGAGTGGTTTGCGCTTTGTAATGAACGGATACAAAGGAGTTGCAATGAAGCCTGCCGGAGCATCACAATGCTGTGGTAGGCTCTACCATCAATAATGCTCAACTTGGGCCGAAGACGACGCCGCCGCCTGAAGTCGACTCAGAAGGGTAGTTAGGCTTTCCCAGTGTCTCTTTGTGCGTGAGATTTGTTACTGTAGGCGTATTCCATGCTTGTTTGCTGTTGTTTGTGGCTAGGTCAGCACCGGTTTCGGTGGTGAATACCTCAGTACGTTCTTTGGCTGTCATACTATATCCTTATTTTTGTTGAAGATTATCCTGCCTTCCCTAATAGCGATTGATTTGAGAGTGAATACGCAAAGATCATATCTACCACGAGTTGCGTAGATCGCTCACAAATCAATTACTGACTGAATAGACCACAAATTGGGAGACAAATAAATTTTTTCTCTCAAATTCTAAATCAAATACTGTTGTACCAGATCAAAATGATAAAGTGAACAGCATTGCACTACATCGCTCCCGAAACAATATTTTTGATTGTGGTGTTAAACGTTTTTTTAGCCTTATATTGAACAAGCCATCAAGAGAGCGCTTTACTTAGACTTGATATTTAATGCTCTCGCTAACGATGCTGAATAATCGCTTTAATTATGCTGCACATAGGGAGCATCAAAGGGATGGAATTAAAGGGAAAAGTCGTTAAAAACTAGGCTACTCCTTTCTTCATCCCCCTGATTTTTCGAAGAAATTCTGAGATTAGCAAATAGCATTAACACTTTATCTATGATTCGTAACATGCCGTACCCTATAGGAATAATGTATCTACTGCCTTACCCCTTAACAACACAAACAAGAAGGAACTGGGTATGTTGAACCGTTGTGTTTTAGTGCTCGCTAGTACGTTGATATTCGCTGGGTGTATCCCTGATGTAAACGCACCCACAGAAAAGCCGCCTGAAGAAGATAAACGATTTAACAAAGAGAGTTATACACCACTTGAAACTAACGATAGTGATCTAACCGGTACGTGGCTTTTATTTTTCAACAACTATCATGTGGAATCTAATGTTGAAAATAGGCACAGCACTTTGGCCGGCAATGTTCGCCATGTATGCTAGCAGTGACTAACGATATTGATGAATACGATACGACCTACGCCTTTGAGCCTAGGCTTGGGCTCTCGGGCGAAGAAGATTACGGTAGATGTCGACTTTGATCTGTGGCGCTCGTAGGGGCGGCGAAGTACAAAGCCAATCGATAAAGTTTAGAGCGTTGATCAAACATTACCGATAGGGTACCGTTTGAGCAAGAATTAAACACTACAACGAGTAACAGCATGGAATGCAATAGCTTCGGGCACTACTTTAACGAAAACCTGAAGGCTTTAGGTCTTCCTACATTTAACGAAGCATACTCGTCAGCGAAAAACATTACCGAGATAGTCGCTGGCATCACCGCATCGGTTCATACATTTGGTAAAGCTGCGACTGTCGGTGAGGTTTTGGGCGCAACTGTTGCTGTAGAGAAAGCGGCAGCAGCGGCAGGTCTTCTAGCTTCTTTCTACGCTGGTGCATGTGTCGGATCGCTTTTTGTTGCTGCAACTAAAGCGAATGAATGCGACAGAATCAGTCGCCCTAAGGTAGATCGCCATGGCCGGCCAATCAGAAGCAAAGACGTTGTTGCTTGGGCAACTGAAAACGCAGTGAACTTCCCCGAGCTTAGCTACCTTCTCGAAAGGTATCCTGAAATTATGGATCCAGCTTCAAACAAGTCCAATATGCTAGCGTTTCAGGCTAGTGGATTCGGTCAAGTTGCTGCATGATGCTCGATCGAATAGGTCTCATAATTGCCGCCCTTTTTGTGGGTGGCATTGTTATTTTTCTGCTTCCTATCATTGACGATGTCATGAATGCGGAGAGTGGTACGACGTTTCAGATACTACTAGCAGTTGGCGTTTTAGCTGGTGTTATCAGCTTTATTCGAAAACAAAAAAAAAATTTGATTAGTAAGGCCTTAACAAGATAGCGCCTACACGTGCGTGGGGCGTTATACAGTAGCATTTTTCACGCGTGTGCTTATTCGTTTCTGTTTAGATAGTGGGATGCGATTAAGGTGTCAGCGTTAATGGAACTATAGCGCCATGAGGTCATCCCTCGATAGGGGTGTTGCGCTTATTGCTTGAACTCAGGGAGCTTTAAAAACTAGGCCTCTGCTTTAGGAGGCTCTAACAGGTTAGAATATTCGAAGTTAACGCGTCTTAGCGCCTTCACTGAACTGACGCGCTATCCCCGATGTGGCTAGAGAATATCATGGAGAGTAACAATGCATAATCTAATCGCGTATTTTCAGCGGGCTTCACAAGGCAAAACAGTATTTCTGTTGTTCGTCATAACCAACCTGGTTTATGCCTCAATGCTTGTGTACTCGCTCCCACTGGTGTCGAGTTATGCGCCAGAATCTATGTTATTTGATATGTCTCCTACCGGGTACAGTTATCATCAGGCTGTAGCGTTATTAACGTCACTGGGTGTTGATGGTAGAAGTGCTTATTTAACCGTTCAGTTGCCGCTCGATTTTATTTACCCGGGGATGTTTTCAGTTTCGTATGCTCTGCTGATAACCTGGCTACTAAAGCAATACACGCCTGAAGATTCGAAGCTCTTTTATATCGCTTTTATTCCCTTTGTGGCCGGCGGATTCGATTACCTCGAGAATATTGGCATTATCGCTATGTTGAAGAACTTCCCGCATGTTTCGGAAAATCTTGTAACCACAACTAGCGCCTTGACGATCGTTAAAAGCGGAGCAACAACGCTATTCTTTGTGCTTCTTATACTGGCGGTTATTCAGATTATTCAGCGTCGTTTGGGAATTGGGTTGCGTTCATAAATATTGTCTAACGAGACTAATGGCTGCCTGAAAGTTATACCCGGCAGCCATAATCCTGGGATTCTTAAGCAGTCTGATATAGAAGAAATTGCTGGGGAATCCGATGTGTTTATCTGCGCCGCGGATAGGGGCGATTTGTTGACAATGCGCCCTCATTTATTGCATTCATCCAGCAAACGTTTAGCACCTAGCCATCGACGTATTGTTCATGTCGAGTACAGTAGTTTTGAGCTTCCAGAAGGGCTAGCGTGGGCGTGATAATACCGTGCAATCAATCGCACGCCGACCAGCCTCCGCTTCAGACAAAACAGCTGCTATGCAGCACCTGCAAAAGAAAAGGCTTCGCGCAGGTGTAGCTATGGGCCTGAATTGTTGCGACTGAACTCAGCGCGACAATCAATTGATCTACCACCATGAGCACTGTAATCATGATTGAACGAAGCTGTGGAGCCGAAATATACTGACGGCTTAATCGCATATGATTATGATGCGCAGGAAACCAGAGAGTGTCGGCGGTATATTTTAGATATGAGTAACGAACAACCCAATAATCCATTACATGGTATTACCCTTGAGAAGGTTGTAACGAGGTTGCAAGAGCACTATGGCTGGGAGGAATTGGCTGAGTTTATCGATATTAACTGTTTTAAAAGTGATCCATCGATTAAATCATCGTTGAAGTTTTTGCGTAAGACGCAATGGGCTCGCAATAAAGTCGAGCGTTTGTATATTTCAACATTTGAAAGACAGTCTCCCTGGGGGAAGTAAACATAGCCTGCACTGAATTACTGTGTCTAATTCAAAGAGCCAGTAACGGGCACCCGTACATCGCCTGCTGGGTATGCGGGTGAATTAACATCCGATAAGCTATGCAATGCTGATTGATCACCCCACAGCCATCGCATTAATGTTGATTGAATAGGTATATGCCGCCAGACTATAATGGCGGCTTAAAACGACCATCAACCATTCAAATAACGCCTATAAATCATAGGGTTATGGATTCCACATGAAATTATTAGTACGTAATTTAGATCGCTCGACGACAGAAGATGAGCTACGAAACCTGTTTGAGGCTTTCGGAAGCGTTCAATACTGCAACTTGGTTAT harbors:
- a CDS encoding DNA-binding protein, giving the protein MEPKYTDGLIAYDYDAQETRECRRYILDMSNEQPNNPLHGITLEKVVTRLQEHYGWEELAEFIDINCFKSDPSIKSSLKFLRKTQWARNKVERLYISTFERQSPWGK